Proteins from a genomic interval of Clostridium sp. M62/1:
- a CDS encoding DUF4194 domain-containing protein translates to MSDISLRITIKEESGHLFKRCIRKLLESTFILRDKDEKLYQFASRESNRQDISEYLRMIGFDMIVEEKTGVCMLAASEEDADTVGLKRANVVTFSTLQYHLLLVLWKVYLENLGYSEGNFVTRGDLIDKIKSYDVQLTRTEFSAALRLFKKYSLINFNDDEEGEDMKIQLYPSLQFGWDLPQFQTVAREYLKEEPEEEGPEEIVPDEFEEEEE, encoded by the coding sequence ATGAGCGATATCAGTTTGCGGATAACGATAAAAGAGGAAAGCGGACATTTGTTCAAACGCTGCATACGAAAACTGCTGGAGTCCACTTTCATACTGCGGGATAAGGATGAAAAACTGTATCAGTTTGCCTCCAGAGAATCCAATCGACAGGATATTTCCGAGTACCTGCGAATGATTGGTTTTGATATGATCGTGGAGGAGAAGACGGGAGTGTGCATGCTGGCTGCCAGCGAAGAGGATGCGGATACAGTAGGCTTGAAACGGGCCAATGTGGTGACGTTTTCGACGCTGCAGTATCATCTGCTGCTGGTGCTCTGGAAAGTATATCTGGAAAATCTCGGTTACAGCGAAGGAAATTTTGTGACGAGAGGGGATCTGATTGACAAGATCAAGTCCTATGATGTTCAGCTGACGCGCACGGAATTTAGCGCAGCGCTTCGCCTGTTTAAAAAATACAGCCTGATCAATTTCAACGATGATGAGGAGGGCGAGGATATGAAAATTCAGCTCTATCCATCGCTGCAATTCGGCTGGGATCTCCCACAGTTTCAGACTGTGGCGCGGGAATATTTAAAAGAAGAACCGGAAGAAGAAGGCCCAGAAGAAATAGTTCCGGATGAATTTGAGGAGGAAGAGGAATGA
- a CDS encoding Wadjet anti-phage system protein JetA family protein — MSFFETLNEKFFNPFCCRNRVLYFECISQLIEKSKEISVLYETDARNTLILYLQNCTYSIETENIGEEIAGGKTPQENASTILRYFRACGWITPQEIGRSGDNIASVSAYCRKLIDAIHKIFDGDANGAITNYIFSMYEILKFSFSKDNARSIRPYQNILIPLVENECDLKNELLILKDSIREIMRAVMKMADANSFGQFLMKDELLNRFFNDYFFIKKSGLIPSYISDIDRMLRKLRHSELYDRMIQEYRKIENTDEIQAKEKIDRLFNELDSFINLEYEQEMSYIDRKINNYYNLYSTRMMMVLSENTNLEHELNRILLFLKNLNEENRAEALSKLSETHRLMSMGYIGRKSFERRKKRNPNQKNAGLVCEELSEEEKQRLTDELLTETPDRYSMDNVEKHFDEIMRGRDQISVEECGVHTRDDATMIAASMIYSGTSGFPYEVEFRKGMVETEAARISNISIKRKKT, encoded by the coding sequence ATGTCTTTTTTTGAAACATTGAACGAGAAATTTTTTAATCCTTTTTGCTGCAGAAATCGGGTGCTCTATTTTGAATGTATCAGCCAGCTGATCGAAAAATCAAAGGAAATCTCTGTTTTGTACGAAACGGACGCCAGAAACACACTGATTCTGTATCTTCAAAATTGCACATACTCCATAGAAACGGAAAATATTGGAGAAGAGATTGCTGGCGGGAAAACTCCTCAGGAGAACGCCTCCACAATTCTCAGGTATTTTCGTGCATGCGGATGGATTACTCCGCAGGAAATCGGGCGCAGCGGGGACAATATCGCGTCCGTATCGGCATACTGCCGTAAGCTGATTGACGCAATCCATAAGATTTTTGATGGAGACGCCAATGGCGCGATTACGAATTATATTTTTTCCATGTATGAAATCCTGAAATTTTCCTTCAGCAAAGACAATGCCCGGTCGATACGTCCGTATCAGAACATCCTGATTCCACTGGTAGAAAATGAATGTGACTTGAAAAATGAACTTCTGATTCTGAAAGACAGTATCCGTGAAATTATGCGTGCAGTTATGAAGATGGCAGACGCCAACAGTTTCGGTCAGTTTTTGATGAAGGATGAACTCCTGAACCGTTTTTTCAATGATTATTTTTTCATTAAGAAAAGTGGTCTGATTCCTTCTTACATTTCGGACATTGACCGGATGCTGAGAAAACTGCGCCACTCGGAGCTTTATGACCGGATGATCCAGGAGTATAGAAAAATAGAAAACACAGACGAGATTCAGGCAAAGGAGAAGATTGACCGTCTGTTTAACGAGCTGGACAGCTTCATTAACCTGGAATATGAGCAGGAGATGTCTTACATTGACCGGAAAATCAACAACTACTACAATCTGTATTCTACCCGGATGATGATGGTACTGAGTGAAAATACCAATCTGGAGCATGAACTGAACCGGATACTTCTGTTTTTGAAAAATCTGAACGAAGAGAACCGGGCGGAAGCACTCTCAAAGCTTTCAGAAACACACCGCCTCATGAGCATGGGATATATCGGAAGAAAGTCTTTTGAACGGCGGAAAAAGCGAAATCCCAATCAAAAAAATGCGGGCTTAGTCTGTGAGGAATTGTCGGAAGAAGAGAAACAGCGGCTGACGGACGAACTTCTGACGGAGACGCCCGATCGGTACAGTATGGACAACGTGGAGAAACATTTCGATGAGATCATGAGAGGCAGAGATCAGATTTCTGTGGAAGAATGCGGAGTACATACCAGGGACGATGCGACGATGATCGCGGCAAGTATGATTTATTCGGGGACGTCAGGGTTTCCTTATGAAGTGGAATTCAGGAAGGGCATGGTGGAGACCGAGGCCGCCAGAATCAGCAATATCAGCATAAAGAGGAAGAAAACATGA
- a CDS encoding Cof-type HAD-IIB family hydrolase yields MNHDIKLVAVDIDGTFVRSDYTYDIPRFKRILSRMENAGCNFVVASGNQYYQLRALFPGYCDELSFVAENGAFVKDRGELVFTADMPKETVDRIIDLCREYPEISNVLCGVESAYCQKGTVSQEFFDLTKIYYHRLKWADDLKEVKDQILKFAPTVPEEKTYFYYDMFCERLKGKAEPTTSGHGSIDLIVPGCHKASGIRRLAERWGISPEQCAAFGDGGNDIEMLQYCRYSYAMENAPESVKHAAEHVCPSNEEDGVLITLEQLFA; encoded by the coding sequence ATGAATCATGATATAAAACTGGTTGCTGTGGACATAGACGGTACGTTTGTCCGCTCTGACTATACGTATGATATTCCCCGCTTTAAGAGGATATTATCCCGCATGGAGAACGCTGGATGCAATTTTGTTGTGGCCAGCGGAAATCAATATTATCAGCTGAGAGCTCTGTTCCCGGGTTACTGTGATGAGCTGTCCTTTGTAGCGGAAAACGGGGCCTTTGTAAAAGACAGAGGAGAGCTGGTCTTTACGGCGGATATGCCGAAAGAAACGGTCGATCGGATCATTGATCTGTGCAGGGAATATCCTGAAATATCAAATGTTCTGTGCGGAGTGGAAAGCGCATACTGTCAGAAGGGAACAGTAAGCCAGGAGTTTTTTGATCTTACTAAAATCTACTATCACCGACTGAAGTGGGCAGACGATTTGAAAGAGGTAAAGGATCAGATACTGAAATTCGCGCCGACGGTTCCGGAGGAAAAAACTTATTTTTACTATGACATGTTCTGTGAACGCCTGAAAGGAAAAGCGGAACCTACAACCAGCGGTCATGGATCCATCGATCTGATCGTACCGGGCTGTCACAAGGCATCCGGCATCAGACGGCTTGCAGAGCGATGGGGAATTTCACCGGAACAGTGTGCAGCCTTTGGAGATGGGGGAAATGATATCGAAATGCTCCAATACTGCCGATACAGCTATGCGATGGAAAATGCTCCGGAAAGCGTAAAACATGCAGCAGAGCATGTATGCCCGTCCAATGAAGAGGACGGCGTACTGATTACGCTGGAGCAGCTGTTTGCGTAG
- a CDS encoding HD domain-containing protein has translation MELNCKTAEKELEWAGRLNPGRWIEHSRFVALACKNIAAQCEDLSSDRAYCYGLLHDIGRYAGVTSEKHLIDGYRFCMERGWEKAAQICITHAFMIQDIKTSIGTFDMSEEDYLFMEGFIRGAAYDDYDRLVQLCDALALPTGFCLLEKRFVDVALRYGTPPFTVDRWRKTLEIKEMFERKIGGSIYKLLPGVIENSFR, from the coding sequence TTGGAACTGAACTGTAAAACTGCAGAGAAAGAATTAGAATGGGCAGGGCGGCTGAATCCGGGGAGGTGGATCGAACACTCCCGCTTCGTTGCTCTTGCCTGCAAAAATATAGCTGCACAGTGTGAGGACTTATCTTCTGACAGGGCCTATTGCTATGGGCTGCTGCACGATATTGGAAGATACGCCGGAGTTACATCGGAAAAGCATTTAATAGACGGCTACCGCTTCTGCATGGAGCGCGGATGGGAGAAGGCGGCGCAAATCTGCATAACCCACGCCTTTATGATACAGGATATTAAAACGTCCATTGGCACCTTCGATATGTCTGAAGAGGATTACCTGTTTATGGAGGGCTTTATTAGGGGAGCTGCCTACGACGACTATGACCGGCTGGTCCAGCTGTGTGACGCGCTGGCGCTTCCAACGGGCTTCTGCCTCCTGGAAAAGAGGTTTGTGGATGTGGCGCTTCGCTACGGGACGCCGCCTTTTACGGTTGACCGCTGGAGAAAAACGCTGGAAATCAAAGAGATGTTTGAGAGAAAAATTGGCGGCTCGATCTATAAGCTGCTGCCGGGAGTGATTGAAAACAGCTTTCGATGA
- a CDS encoding AraC family transcriptional regulator, with protein sequence MRITRNLEFMTGSKEEKLPYRTLDFPYTASQAELDYYRERFVPWHWHRAIELFYIESGEIQYCTPHKTAVFPAGTAGMVNSNVLHMTKIRSHREKNIQLIHIFDPKLLAGGQGSLIEQKYITPLITAPQIEILALYPDQPEQSALIDSIRGAFLLAERDFGYEINIREALSKIWVQLCKISFALLQDNPQRENRTADKVKQMMVYVHEHYTEKISIPELAGCVFLSERECYRAFQNCLHMTPAEYIKSYRLQMACQILADSQMPITEAGYACGLGNASYFGKVFREFAGCTPLQYRRRWQNCDKT encoded by the coding sequence ATGAGAATTACCCGTAATTTAGAATTTATGACAGGCAGCAAAGAAGAAAAGCTGCCGTACCGCACTCTGGATTTCCCATATACCGCATCCCAGGCAGAGCTGGACTATTACCGGGAGCGCTTTGTCCCATGGCACTGGCACAGAGCCATAGAATTGTTTTACATAGAAAGCGGGGAGATACAGTACTGTACGCCTCATAAAACAGCAGTTTTTCCCGCCGGTACAGCGGGCATGGTCAATTCCAATGTCCTGCACATGACAAAGATAAGGTCCCACAGGGAGAAAAATATACAGCTGATTCATATTTTTGATCCCAAGCTGCTTGCGGGCGGTCAGGGAAGTCTGATTGAGCAAAAATATATTACACCGCTCATCACAGCGCCGCAGATAGAGATTCTTGCCCTGTATCCGGATCAGCCGGAACAGTCTGCTCTGATCGATTCCATCCGCGGGGCATTTCTCCTGGCGGAGAGGGACTTTGGCTATGAGATAAACATAAGAGAAGCCCTGTCTAAGATTTGGGTGCAGTTATGTAAAATCAGTTTCGCCCTGCTGCAGGATAACCCCCAGAGGGAGAATCGGACCGCTGACAAAGTAAAGCAGATGATGGTCTACGTGCATGAGCATTACACCGAGAAAATTTCCATTCCGGAACTTGCCGGATGCGTGTTTCTGAGCGAGCGGGAGTGTTACCGGGCCTTTCAGAACTGCCTTCATATGACGCCGGCAGAGTACATAAAAAGCTACCGGCTGCAGATGGCCTGCCAGATACTGGCGGACAGCCAGATGCCGATCACAGAAGCCGGATATGCCTGCGGATTGGGAAATGCCAGTTATTTCGGAAAAGTCTTCCGTGAGTTTGCAGGCTGCACCCCGCTTCAGTACCGCCGCAGGTGGCAGAATTGTGATAAAACGTGA
- a CDS encoding restriction endonuclease, producing MAVPKYFEMYHSFLRALSDRKVHTLKDIKEQVIRDFELTEEEMAQMLPSGRQPVWLNRLGWCRTYLKKAGLIESPKRAEFRITEEGERLFKSGEVIDDSVLERYPSFQEFKRREGEPAPSHPPALTGKKKEAKREDAVSETPQEILERAHAEINSKLADELLSAVCEQTPEFFEKMVVRLLKALGYGEPAAGTVTQSSRDEGIDGIIYEDKLGFNLIYIQAKKWAPDTTVGRLEIQKFVGALAGQGATKGLFITTAQFSKDAAAYAKKQHTTKVILVDGRRLTELMIEYDFGVTTEYVYKIKKMDTDFFGDEGI from the coding sequence ATGGCGGTGCCAAAATATTTTGAGATGTACCATTCATTTTTAAGGGCCCTGTCAGACAGAAAGGTACATACCCTTAAGGATATTAAGGAGCAGGTGATCCGGGATTTTGAACTGACAGAGGAGGAGATGGCCCAGATGCTGCCCAGCGGCAGGCAGCCGGTGTGGCTTAACCGGCTGGGATGGTGCAGGACGTATCTGAAAAAAGCAGGGCTGATAGAAAGCCCCAAGCGGGCAGAATTCCGGATTACAGAAGAAGGAGAACGGCTTTTTAAGTCGGGAGAGGTCATTGACGATTCTGTACTGGAAAGGTATCCCTCCTTTCAGGAGTTTAAAAGGAGAGAGGGGGAACCTGCGCCTTCCCATCCTCCTGCCCTGACAGGGAAGAAAAAAGAGGCCAAGAGGGAGGATGCCGTCTCAGAGACCCCCCAGGAGATACTGGAGAGGGCTCACGCAGAGATCAACAGCAAGCTGGCAGATGAACTGCTTTCGGCAGTCTGTGAACAGACGCCTGAATTTTTTGAGAAAATGGTGGTCAGGCTTCTGAAGGCTCTGGGATACGGGGAGCCTGCGGCAGGAACCGTGACCCAGTCAAGCCGCGACGAGGGGATAGACGGCATTATCTATGAGGATAAACTGGGATTTAATCTGATTTATATTCAGGCGAAAAAGTGGGCCCCCGACACAACGGTGGGAAGACTGGAGATTCAGAAATTTGTAGGAGCATTAGCCGGTCAGGGCGCCACAAAGGGGCTGTTTATCACAACGGCCCAGTTTTCAAAAGATGCCGCGGCTTACGCCAAAAAGCAGCATACGACAAAGGTGATTCTGGTCGACGGCAGGAGGCTGACAGAGCTGATGATTGAGTACGATTTCGGCGTCACCACAGAGTATGTGTATAAAATAAAAAAGATGGATACGGATTTCTTCGGAGACGAGGGAATATAG